In Rhizorhabdus phycosphaerae, the genomic stretch ATTGGTCGAGATGTTCGCAGATCTCATGCGGGGTGGGAACGCCGCCATCCTTCTTGCTGACCAGGGCACCCTTGGTCTCTTCGCGGATGATGTCGTTGCAGAGTTCCACGCACTCGTCGCAGATGAACACCGTGGGGCCGGCGATCAGCTTGCGAACCTCGTGCTGCGACTTGCCGCAGAATGAGCAGTACAAGGTGCTCTTCGAGTCGCCGCCGGTCAACTTCGTCATAAACTAGATCCTGACTCCACTGGGGATCGGTCGCATCCTAAACACGTCCTCCCCCTTCTCACAACCATCTTAAGAAGCGATGATCACCCCGACGGTTCCCCAGCGATATGGGTACCTTCGGGAAGGACGCAAGCCGCGATGCGGGAGACCGCAACGTCGGGCCATTGCCGCCGCCATCGCGGGCAGCATCGTAAAATGCAAGGCGCGCCCCTCGTGATCCGAGGGAGCGCGCCTCGCCTTCAGCCAGTTCTGACCGGCTGTGTGTCAGGCGGCGGCCGCCTCATCGGCGGGGCTCGGCCGCTTGTCGAACACCTCGTCGATGATCCCGAAGGCCTTGGCCTCGTCGGCCTCCATGAACTTGTCGCGGTCCATCGCGGCCTCGATCGCCTCGAGCGGCTGCTTGGTATATTTCGCGTAGAGCGAGTTGAGGCGGTGGCGCATCCGCAGGATCTCGCGCGCCTGGATCTCGATATCGGCGGCCATGCCCTGTGCACCGCCCGAAGGCTGATGGACCATGATGCGCGAATTGGTCAGCGCCACGCGCATGCCGGGCTCGCCGGCCGCCAGAAGGAAGCTGCCCATCGACGCAGCCTGGCCGATGCACACCGTGCCGACGCGCGGGCGAATATACTGCATCGTGTCGTGGATCGAGAGACCCGCCGTCACCACGCCGCCCGGCGAGTTGATGTACATGTAGATGTCCTTCTTCGGATTTTCCGACTCGAGGAACAGCAGCTGGGCAACGATCAGCGAGGCCATATGGTCTTCGACCTGACCGGTAACGAAGATGATTCGCTCACGCAGCAGGCGCGAATAGATGTCGAAGCTCCGTTCGCCGCGGTTCGACTGCTCGATCACCACAGGAACCAGCGCGCCAGACTCCGGATTCAGGAATTGGCCGGTTTCGAACGGATTCTGCATGGATGAATTGGTCCTTCGTTTTTGTATCTTGCCCAACATCGGCCTTTGCCGCCGGGGTTTCAAGAGGGTCCTGAAATCACTGGCGCTGCCGTAACCGATCGGCAAGATGGTGGCATGCGGGGGGTTGATAGATGCTGAAGACGATGCGGTTTGGCGCCCTCTTGCGGAAAGGATCATTGGGGGCAGCGGTCGGGATCATTGCGGGCCTGCTCCTTTTCGCATTGTTCGCGCTCGGCAACCGGGCCAGTCTCGGTCGCGATCTACCACTGGCTGAAGCCCATGTTCGGGCGGCGTTCGACAATGCGGCGTTGCAGAATGAAGACTGGCTCGTCGGCAACACCGACATCGGACGCCACCAATATAATGACTGCCTGATCCTCTACATGGCGATCGACCAGCAGGCGCCGGCAGACCGGTTGGCGGTGAGCCCCATAAAGCCGGTCCAGCGCACCGACGAGACGATGTGCGGTGCGCTCCGCGCCTATGCGTTCGGCGATCATGCAGCCGGACGCACCGGGCTCTACTATCATCAATATATCCACGGCCACACGATGCTGGCGCGCTATCTGCTGCCGCTGGCCTCGGTCGAGCAGATACGCACCGCCTATCACCTGCTCCAGACCCTGCTCGTCATCGCGGGCATCCTGATCGCGATGGCGGCGCTGGCCCGCGGTCGCCGACCGACCGAAAGCCTGATCTGGCTGATCGTCTTTCTCGCCCTGTCGCGCTGGTTCGGGCTCGAATCCTACGGCCAGTCGCTGAGCCATGCGCCATCAGACGCGGCCATTCTCGTCTATCTGCTGTTCCTCGCCATCGCATCGGCGCGCGGCGGTCTTGGCCGTCGGGGCTCGCTGATCGCCGCCGCCCTTTTTGGCGCCGCAACGGCCATTTTCGAGTTCCTGACCGGGGGTATTCCCTTCGGCCTCGCCATCATCATCGGCGGCCTGCCCTTTGCACTCCGCGACGCCCCACCGCGCGAAA encodes the following:
- the clpP gene encoding ATP-dependent Clp endopeptidase proteolytic subunit ClpP, with the translated sequence MQNPFETGQFLNPESGALVPVVIEQSNRGERSFDIYSRLLRERIIFVTGQVEDHMASLIVAQLLFLESENPKKDIYMYINSPGGVVTAGLSIHDTMQYIRPRVGTVCIGQAASMGSFLLAAGEPGMRVALTNSRIMVHQPSGGAQGMAADIEIQAREILRMRHRLNSLYAKYTKQPLEAIEAAMDRDKFMEADEAKAFGIIDEVFDKRPSPADEAAAA